A stretch of Microbacterium sp. 4R-513 DNA encodes these proteins:
- the scpB gene encoding SMC-Scp complex subunit ScpB, with the protein MTDDVSATSAEEGTDAAAAENAADTAPTGARDEASVARRLEAILLIVEEPQSLVALATAVGAPVPAVRQAIEGLVEDYDGLTGGPRRGFELREVGGGWRLYVREEHDDLVSEFVNAQAPSRLSQAALETLAVIAYKQPVTRGQVASIRAVNVDSVVRTLLARGLITEAFTDPDTGAIHYATTDALLVNLGINSLDELPHISPLLDDGSDGFDEVVR; encoded by the coding sequence ATGACCGATGACGTTTCCGCCACGAGCGCCGAGGAGGGGACGGATGCCGCGGCGGCCGAGAACGCGGCGGACACCGCGCCGACGGGGGCGCGGGACGAGGCATCCGTCGCCCGCCGGCTGGAGGCGATCCTGCTGATCGTGGAGGAGCCGCAGAGCCTCGTCGCACTCGCGACGGCCGTCGGCGCACCCGTACCCGCCGTCCGCCAGGCGATCGAGGGCCTTGTCGAGGACTACGACGGCCTCACCGGCGGACCGCGCCGCGGCTTCGAGCTGCGCGAGGTCGGGGGAGGGTGGCGCCTTTACGTCCGCGAGGAGCACGACGACCTCGTGTCGGAGTTCGTCAACGCGCAGGCGCCGTCGCGCCTCTCGCAGGCAGCGCTCGAGACGCTCGCGGTCATCGCCTACAAGCAGCCGGTCACCCGAGGTCAGGTGGCGTCGATCCGCGCCGTCAACGTCGATTCGGTCGTGCGGACGCTCCTCGCGCGGGGACTCATCACCGAGGCGTTCACCGACCCCGATACCGGCGCGATCCACTACGCGACGACCGACGCGCTGCTCGTGAACCTCGGCATCAACTCGCTCGACGAGCTGCCGCATATCTCGCCGCTCCTCGACGACGGGTCCGACGGCTTCGACGAGGTCGTCCGATGA
- a CDS encoding ScpA family protein, producing the protein MAPSPEDEAREPSVPERPPVPEESPVGERPSVPERPPVPELVEGSNPEPAAPENDDRSFRVSLGVFDGPFDLLLTLISKHELDITEVALSKVTDEFISYLRDLGPEEELEQASEFLVVAATLLDMKVAGLLPQGELVDAESVALLEARDLLFARLLQYRAFKEVSAWFERCIRREDRRHTRSVRLDEKYRRAVPELVWTLTADDFAALAVLAFTPKEIPHVGLDHLHAPLVSIREQAAVVVTLLRAAGTLSFRELIAGVSQPGVVVARFLSVLELYRHAALSFEQLEPLGELNLRWTADRWSDENLATLGADYDR; encoded by the coding sequence GTGGCGCCGTCGCCTGAGGACGAAGCACGGGAGCCCTCGGTCCCTGAGCGGCCCCCGGTCCCCGAGGAGTCTCCGGTTGGTGAGCGGCCCTCGGTCCCTGAGCGGCCCCCGGTCCCCGAGCTCGTCGAAGGGTCGAACCCCGAGCCCGCCGCCCCGGAGAATGACGACCGGTCGTTCCGCGTCTCGCTCGGCGTCTTCGACGGCCCTTTCGATCTTCTGCTGACCCTCATCTCGAAGCACGAGCTCGACATCACCGAGGTCGCGCTGTCGAAGGTCACCGACGAGTTCATCTCGTATCTGCGCGACCTCGGCCCCGAGGAGGAGCTCGAGCAGGCGTCCGAGTTCCTCGTCGTTGCGGCGACCCTCCTCGACATGAAGGTCGCCGGTCTGCTGCCGCAGGGCGAGCTCGTCGACGCGGAGTCGGTCGCCCTCCTGGAGGCGCGAGACCTCCTGTTCGCGAGGCTGCTGCAGTACCGCGCATTCAAAGAGGTGTCGGCCTGGTTCGAGCGCTGCATCCGCCGGGAGGACCGCCGCCACACGAGGTCCGTTCGCCTCGACGAGAAATACCGCCGCGCCGTGCCCGAGCTCGTCTGGACGCTCACCGCCGACGACTTCGCGGCGCTCGCAGTGCTCGCCTTCACCCCGAAGGAGATCCCGCACGTCGGGCTCGACCATCTGCACGCTCCGCTGGTCAGCATCCGCGAGCAGGCCGCGGTCGTCGTGACGCTGCTGCGCGCCGCCGGGACGCTGAGCTTCCGCGAGCTCATCGCGGGCGTCTCGCAGCCGGGCGTCGTGGTGGCCCGTTTCCTCTCCGTTCTCGAGCTGTACCGCCACGCGGCGCTGTCGTTCGAGCAGCTCGAGCCGCTCGGAGAGCTCAACCTCCGCTGGACCGCCGATCGGTGGTCCGACGAGAATCTCGCGACCCTGGGGGCCGACTATGACCGATGA
- a CDS encoding ParA family protein, with protein MTGSKRGALKARTDDAPIGPTGRPYQGFPTPPKLDSHGPARIIALCNQKGGVGKTTTTINLAASLAQYGRKVLAVDFDPQGALSAGLGIQTHDVPTVYDLLIDSKRDPRDTIIETAVENLDVIPANIDLSAAEVQLVNEVARETILSRVLRKVAGDYDVILIDCQPSLGILTVNALTASHGVIIPLECEFFALRGVALLIETIDKVRDRLNPSIALDGLLATMYDPRTLHSREVLERVVEAFGDDVLETVIGRTVKFPDASVSGMPITEFAPEHAAAQAYLRLARELVARGAVA; from the coding sequence GTGACGGGCAGCAAGAGGGGCGCATTGAAGGCCCGGACGGATGATGCACCCATCGGACCCACCGGTCGCCCCTATCAGGGCTTCCCGACGCCTCCGAAGCTCGACTCGCACGGTCCCGCGCGAATCATCGCGCTGTGCAACCAGAAGGGCGGCGTCGGCAAGACGACGACGACCATCAACCTCGCCGCGTCGCTCGCGCAGTACGGGCGCAAGGTGCTCGCGGTGGACTTCGACCCGCAGGGCGCGCTGTCGGCCGGCCTCGGCATCCAGACGCATGACGTGCCGACCGTCTACGACCTGCTGATCGACAGCAAGCGCGACCCCCGCGACACGATCATCGAGACAGCCGTCGAGAACCTCGACGTCATCCCTGCGAACATCGATCTTTCTGCCGCCGAGGTGCAGCTGGTCAACGAGGTCGCCCGCGAGACGATCCTGTCGCGCGTCCTCCGCAAGGTGGCCGGCGACTACGACGTCATCCTCATCGACTGCCAGCCGTCGCTCGGCATCCTCACCGTCAACGCGCTCACGGCCAGCCACGGCGTCATCATCCCGCTCGAGTGCGAATTCTTCGCGCTCCGCGGCGTCGCGCTCCTGATCGAGACGATCGACAAGGTGCGCGACCGCCTCAACCCCAGCATCGCCCTCGACGGCCTCCTCGCGACGATGTACGACCCCCGCACGCTGCACTCCCGCGAGGTGCTCGAGCGCGTGGTCGAGGCCTTCGGCGACGATGTGCTCGAGACCGTGATCGGACGCACGGTGAAGTTCCCGGATGCCTCGGTGTCGGGGATGCCGATCACCGAGTTCGCGCCGGAGCACGCGGCCGCCCAGGCCTACTTGCGACTGGCTCGGGAGCTTGTCGCGCGTGGCGCCGTCGCCTGA
- the xerD gene encoding site-specific tyrosine recombinase XerD: MRLERAVDAYLRHVSIERGLSDNTVSAYRRDLAGYVEWLEERGIVDSDGVTPALVAEFAAERASAVPPPAASSLARLQSSVRGLHRFLAREGIETDDPSARLKPPKLPKRLPKALTIDQVEKLLDASGPAPGAAAETDVVALRDRALLELLYATGARVSEAVQLDVDDLSHGDVLRVRGKGSKERIVPVGSYARAALEAYLTRSRPELSRRGTASPRLFLGARGAPLSRQSAWLVIQHAADRAQLSAHVSPHTLRHSFATHLLQGGADVRVVQELLGHASVATTQIYTHVSVDALRDVYATSHPRAR, translated from the coding sequence ATGCGTCTCGAGCGAGCCGTCGACGCGTACCTGCGTCACGTCTCGATCGAGCGCGGCCTGTCGGACAACACCGTGTCGGCGTACCGACGCGACCTCGCGGGGTACGTCGAATGGCTGGAGGAGCGGGGGATCGTCGATTCGGATGGCGTGACCCCCGCCCTGGTCGCCGAGTTCGCCGCCGAGCGGGCCTCCGCGGTGCCGCCTCCCGCGGCATCCAGCCTCGCCCGTCTGCAGTCGTCGGTGCGGGGACTCCACAGGTTCCTCGCGCGCGAGGGCATCGAGACCGACGACCCCTCGGCCCGGTTGAAGCCGCCCAAACTGCCCAAGCGCCTGCCGAAGGCGCTCACGATCGATCAGGTCGAGAAGCTGCTGGACGCCTCGGGCCCCGCGCCCGGGGCGGCGGCCGAGACCGACGTCGTGGCTCTGCGCGACCGCGCCCTGCTCGAACTGCTGTACGCGACGGGTGCGCGGGTGTCGGAGGCTGTGCAGCTCGACGTGGACGACCTCTCGCACGGCGATGTGCTCCGCGTCCGCGGCAAGGGGTCGAAGGAGCGCATCGTGCCGGTCGGATCGTATGCGCGCGCCGCTCTGGAGGCGTACCTCACGAGGTCCCGGCCCGAGCTCTCGCGCCGCGGCACGGCATCCCCTCGGCTCTTCCTCGGAGCCAGAGGCGCGCCGCTGTCACGGCAGAGCGCGTGGCTCGTCATCCAACACGCCGCCGATCGGGCGCAGCTGAGCGCCCACGTGTCGCCGCACACCCTGCGCCACTCGTTCGCGACGCACCTCCTGCAGGGCGGGGCCGACGTGCGCGTCGTGCAGGAGCTGCTGGGGCACGCGTCGGTCGCGACGACGCAGATCTACACCCACGTTTCGGTCGACGCGCTGCGGGATGTGTACGCGACCTCGCACCCGCGGGCGCGCTGA
- a CDS encoding NUDIX hydrolase, with amino-acid sequence MTAGESAAALRDEPVDPDVVSSDVVYDGMVWDVRRDTFRYNGTELTREYIDHTGAAAIVAMDDDGQVLLIQQYRHPIRHRDWEIPAGLLDMDGETPLETAQRELQEEADLVASDWEPLVSIFTTPGGNDEVVHLFFARGLSPAGEAHAREAEEADIRIEWIPLQDAVTGVLEGRLRNGILTAGVLAAAEKLRRG; translated from the coding sequence GTGACGGCGGGCGAATCCGCCGCGGCGCTCCGCGACGAGCCCGTCGATCCCGACGTCGTCTCGAGCGACGTCGTCTACGACGGCATGGTCTGGGACGTCCGGCGCGACACCTTCCGCTACAACGGCACGGAGCTGACCCGCGAGTACATCGACCACACGGGTGCCGCGGCGATCGTCGCGATGGACGACGACGGTCAGGTGCTGCTCATCCAGCAGTACCGGCATCCGATCCGCCACCGGGACTGGGAGATCCCCGCCGGGCTCCTCGACATGGACGGCGAGACGCCGCTCGAGACCGCCCAGCGCGAGCTGCAGGAGGAGGCCGATCTCGTCGCCTCCGACTGGGAGCCCCTCGTCAGCATCTTCACGACACCGGGCGGTAACGACGAGGTCGTGCACCTCTTCTTCGCGCGGGGACTCTCGCCGGCCGGCGAGGCGCATGCGCGGGAGGCCGAGGAGGCCGACATCCGCATCGAATGGATCCCCCTGCAGGATGCCGTCACCGGCGTGCTCGAGGGGCGCCTGCGCAACGGCATCCTGACCGCCGGCGTGCTCGCGGCGGCCGAGAAGCTCCGCCGGGGCTGA